The Polynucleobacter sp. MWH-CaK5 region AATCCTAAGGCCTCCCGCCTCATGAATAGGGGGGACATTCAAGCTAGCAAGAAGTTGATTCACATCAGCTTCAATCTTTTCACGTGTCAGCATCGGTGCATCATTGATGAGCTCTGCTTGCTGGACGATTGCTGAGATTGAAGAGAACTCACCGTGAAGTTCCCATTTGATAATGACGCGATGAGGAGCTGGCTTTAATTCAATGATTCGAAAAGTTTGACCATGGTTGGGGTCAATTGCTTGCTTCGATTGTGCGCTGAGTGAGTTCACCCAATCCATTTGCTTTTGGCGATCTGTGCCACTGAGCATAAAAGCTTGATTAAGGATGCGATCCCTTGGCCAAAGAGCCACTGGTGGGCGGGCATGAACCTCTTCGTGAAGAACCGTTCTTAGTGGATGATCGTATGAACGCATGCCCAATCTCTTTGCAATGAAAATAATAGACGTAATACTATCATTCGGAGCTTGTGAAGCCGACTTTCTTTGTCCTTAAAAACAATAAAACCTTCCGGGGGAAGGCTTTGTGAGTCTATGAACTGCTTGGATGCTTCAATCACTCAATGAGAGAAGGGTATCTTATTGGGTGATTGATGTCTTAGTGACTTCTAGATTGCCCAGCTGCTCTTTGATTTGCTTTTAAGCCACCTTTAGCTTTCCATTCTTCAAAGCCACCTTGCAAGATTCGTAAATTGTCATAACCTGCCATGCGCAAGGCAAAACCTGCTTGTGCAGATAAGCTGCCTGTGTTGCAGTAAATCAGAACTGACTTGTTCTTGGGGATTTCATTACGCTTATTCAATACTTGGCGCCACTCGATGTTCACGGCGCCTGGAATATGGCTTTTATCAAATTGGCCTTTGTCGCGAGCATCAATGATGAA contains the following coding sequences:
- a CDS encoding rhodanese-like domain-containing protein, which codes for MFKFIFTLFIVFNTSLAIADNKAIVIDEMAGYLDFVDYGGGVIFAEQIPEEEYKKMFIIDARDKGQFDKSHIPGAVNIEWRQVLNKRNEIPKNKSVLIYCNTGSLSAQAGFALRMAGYDNLRILQGGFEEWKAKGGLKANQRAAGQSRSH